The stretch of DNA attgatGATCAAAATCTAATTCCGTCGATTTTAGGTTATTGATCAACCCACGCTGTTGCGAAAGGCAgccatattgaatttgaatgaatcaaaactaaaaatcaaacaaaaaattccaagaaaacgTCCAATTCAGCCATTTTATGGAGCATGACGTTCTACGAAAGTTCTAAATAAAGTGTCACACACTAATTATAAAGTATGTAAAAAGAATGCGCGATatcaaaatcaaatcaatCACATCTTTTTTAGCATCCGAACACGCAATCGTAAAAACTGATATGAAAAATCCTTGTGGTTGATTATTTCACACCGCAAAGACACTTCTTGTCTGGTTGCCGAAATCAGTGTGGAGTTTGATTTCAATCAATACATCAGTGGGCAAACACTTGCTCTTTGCGGCTTTTCTGTTTTTATCGGGGTTTCGATTGAACAAGTAAGATGGGGATTGTGCTCCGGATAGTCGTCTTGTGTGTCGTAATTGCTGCTGTTGTGCAATGTGAATATCCTTCCGAGGATGCGAGGATTACGCTGAGGAAATTGCGGCAATTACCACCGATTCCAGAATGGCCACCAGGTACGGAGAGTCCGGATAATCCGATTGATCCAGAAGTTGATGGAGGAGTCATTCCGGATTGGCCACCAACATCAGAACCACCACCCACCGATAATGCAGCTAACGATTCCTCAGCAGCATGGATGGTCACGGCTATTGTATTTATTGTTCTCTTCGTGATTGCAGGTAAAAAGGatgcataaattaatttttaaacagtGCAACCAGGACctagaattaatatttttaatcttctgTTTTATAACAATATATCCcaaccaaaaattttcactaaaatgcTTATAATGATTTGTTCATTAAgcttatttaattgaaactaTATGTATATCAAATATGTTATTCGCTCTGTAATGTAGTTTTAATGATGAATAAATTACTTTACTACTACTAATTGCGGTTTGTTTAAATCTGCGCTGTATCCTTccgctaaaaaaaataattattaaaatctgACTGCAAAGAACCCAtttaaatggaagaaaaatttgcgaTCATTGTTAAGgattttcttcccttttctCGTATAGATCAGCAGGTAATGAAATTTGCGGTAGACACAGTTTTATCAGTTCtagtttgaaattattttttaaatcaatttattgcaaaaaaaggaaaaatcgaTAAGTTGAGAATAATAACGTAAAGTACTTATATATAGTGATCATTCGGTTTTGAAGATCATTTGACAGAAGACTAAGAAAACCAAGAAAACCcgattttatattaattttctcgattttattttttttatatacaaaagttctttttttctgtatcttttgtaaatcttttaacttggttgcatttttttttaatatttcattaatttttaattattttgtaatattttcttttcagtggGAATCTGCATTTACATGTTTGCTACCCTCCCACCTCGTTACAGCAACAACAAGACGTTCACATTGCCTAGGGTTAACACTCCAGCGCACTAAAAACTGAAGGTCCCAGCCTTTCCAGTTTATCttaattttacgttttttcgtaccatagaattttttattaagaattgtaaaatgattctaaaaagaaatttaagatattttaatgttttcattgttcaaattaattcattcatcatcaataatattgatttatgcataaatttttgattttttttaaaaataatttttattttcctccgACATTTTGTGCCATTGATAAaactcaatcattttttttccacaaataatCTGATGAGCTACCAAAATTAATGATCACCTATTTTAAGTAAGAAAAATCAGTcaaattaagattaaaatcaacaataatttgtaaaattctttttttattcccccCAATTGTCCACGCATCCCTCAAGAGACTCAAGAATATCTATCTTCCTCTCAATTCAATCAAGGGACtaattgagcttttcttttacttacgtgagattgtaaagaaaactctttgcattttatcaGTCATTGAAGTGGTTGCTCTCCCACCAATAAACCAATAATTGATCTGATTATTGAACACTAAGATACGGGGCGTGTAAATTGGATTTTGTGGAGACTTCTTGTCAGTACTTTGGTGAGCGTAGAGAAAAGAAGGTGCTGCTCCTTCGTCAtgttatcttttaaaaaaaaagtgcttgCGCAGCTTGCGCTTAATCTTCTCGTTGCAAATTATGTGGGATTTGTGGTGGCTCAGGAACCGCAATACTGTGAGATCATCGATTTTTCAAGTGAGGATGCTTTCGCAATGGAGGCATGTGAAACAGGAACGGAATTTTCCTGGACTACCTATGAAGATCTCGCAGAAGAAGATCAAATTCCTTTGCTTCGACCTGAGTCAGTGGGACTTTTGAAGGCTACTGGATCATTTTGTGGTGTTGTGCCAAGTGAGATAACGTTCACCGTAGATTCAGGCTTCATCATTCCAATGTACTCCAAAACACCGATGAATATATTAGTCGAAgcagaaaatgaagagaacaAAATATTGGATATAGAAATATCTTTAAATCCTAATGAATGGTTTTATTTGCGCTTAGAGGGCAtgtttgatgaaaattctGTTGGTTTACCTGGAGTATATAAGGTATGATActtacttttaaaatatctttaattaTTGAGTTATAGAAATATCGGAAATATCACATAACAATCCTTCGTAAATGTGGGGGaaacaatggaaaattcagaagaaggaaaaataatttttgtaaaaaaaagaactcacaCACTTTTCAAACCGTTATCAGGTGACATGAATGATTAGGAAAAGGTTGATAATTAATCAGAAAGAAAAGGTGAATCATTGACTGCGTTTCTTTAACACTCCTTCACTTTTTTCTAAACTTAAAATGAtcaaagttttgtaaaaaactcttttagcttttttttaaattaaatctcttcATCATTTTGTATGTCTTGTACTGCAAATTCTTGCAAGTTCTGTAacagatttttaaaaacacttaacaaaaaaaaaacaggatttgaaaatcatttcaatgaaataaaaattcgatATAATGTTGGCCTGTTCTTTTCGTTGTTTCGATTTTGATGGGATTCTTCATCAGAACTATCTGGATCTACGACAAttacatatttatttcattttcatttaattaattcttttaacaatttaaagaaaattaacagaatgttcatttttttaatagatcaAATTATTAGCGAAAGAGGATTTTGAGGATGAGACCGTATacattgattttattcaagTATTCAATACGGATTACACTGATGAGGAATGTATTCCAAGGGAACTCGTTGATCCCACTGATCCAACTGATCCAACTGATCCAACTGACCCAACTACAGAAGAACCAACTACCGAAGCCACGGACGAACCTACCACTGAAGTAACCGATGAACCTACAACTGAAGTAACGGATGAACCAACCACTGAAGTAACGGATGAACCAACCACTGAAGTAACGGATGAACCAACTACTGAAGAAACTGATGCACCCACAACCGAACAAACTGATGCACCCACAACCGAAGAAACTGATGCACCAACAACTAACCCAACGGAAGCTCCAACAGATCCTCCAACACTTCCAGAACCTGAACAACCTGAAAATGAGTGGAAAGTCGTTGCTGCAGTTTTCATATCCTTATTCTGTGGAGCCTGTGTTCTGATAATGCTCCTCATCTTTAAGCCGTTCTTCATAAAACCCACTCCGGCGTCCAGTAATCTCGTTACCAACGAGCATCCAATGTCCCGAACAACTCTCCCACGATTGCAAGTTGATTCAGGATCATCTGGAATATCTGGCGTTAACCGGGAAGCTGAAACAAGCTGGCCATAAAATGTTTTGCCTGGCATGAAGATTGATATAAATCTTTGGATATTATTTAcctacattttattaaatcaatacTACGTAAAAGAAGACATACTCATATACCAGGAGTCCCTTATATCCGATTTTTTCAATGGAATGTCGggaataaagtttttaaaataaaatttatattttgttaaaattaaatgtttttttttttgagaatctgATAACACCTACAGAGGGGAAATTCTACCAAACATGCGTGTTTCGTTTAGTATCATTTACCCGCCATAGAGAAATATAAATGTCTCACGTGAAAATAATTCTAGGTGTGTCCCAATCGCTGATTGCATTCCATTCTTCTGAATTGAGGGACTTTGGAAGGAAATAAAAGTGtaataaaaacagaaaaataatttttaatgatccTGTAAAAGCATTTTTGGGGGTACACGTGTCTTTTACCTCGTAATCATGCCGTATCAACTTGTATATAATTCGTAGGTTCAGCATCATACAATGTAGCCAACATGGGAGTTGGGTATATAATTAAACAAGCAAAAGCGCTACTTAAGTATACTTCCACCTACTAAACCATGCAAGAGGTATTTGTTATCAagcattccttttttttttcttctactgaTTACAGCACAAGAATAAATGCGGTGTGTAAAGTGGAGTCCAGCTCCGTATACGTAAAATCAGCAATATTTTCTCAGATGATAAAAAGCACCCAAAGTGATAAAAATTGTACCGATCAGTGGCCATAATACATAAACTGTTTGTTATGGCCACAATGtccatttttattgcaataatatAATCACAAACAGGGGCGGTTTTGTCCAAAAGattcacacagaaaaaatggaaaagtaaCGTAAGCATTTTCCAATTCTAAAGGAaggaaatgtgagaaattcataaattcattctacatttcaattcaaaaaaaattgcacaaactCCATTTAAAAACCTCAAGATCAAAATGGCGGTCGTTTTCATGTAACCcactttttttgctttctggGTTTTTCTAGGACGCTTCGAAGACTTATAGGGAGCTTTAGGGGTGATTTGGGGGCAGAAATCGTGTTTTTATgcacatttttaattattttacggCTTCAGGCGCCCTATCTCGCCGAAAAAGTTAGATTGAcggaaattataaattcaaatacgCGATATTGACGGTTGGgcatttcaaattttttcctaaaaagtcaataattttccgcttttgaagcaatttttccattttcccagCTTCTTTGTCCActttttagagtttttctgctatttttttttggcaaaaaatgcgatttttcggatttttcccatttttggTGTACTGCGCCAAACCAAATATGGCGGCTGTGGGaagaatcaattttctctgctCCTACGCAATTTTCTAGCTTTTCCTGCCGCAGAGGGGTTTGCGGGGGTGGAGGACATTTGTTCCAGGGGGTTTCGTGGTTTTCTGAGGGGTTTTTCGGGGGAGTTAATGCGGGGGGAAAAGCCGCCGGCAGTTTTCGTTTTATACTTTTTAcacgacttttttttccccggaactaatttttttgaactttccGTTTTTTCGCCGCCAATCAACGCGGCGTTGCCCCCCGCAACCGGAAAACCTAATTTCCCCGGAAAAGGTGGAAAAcgtgagaaaattgtgatttttagcGGTTCTCGTGAAATGAAAGGAACGAAAGGAATGAAATTTACAGTTCTCGTTGAAAAGTTGGATAAATtcagggggatgcccaactccgagaaatcagtacttttagtgaggcagcaggttcttccgatcaaaataagggatcagtttgcacaattccacttgcaatcgaaagtacatttaattagctttcgattgatccctatctcattatcgaaataacattattaatataaaaaaagttaaagtgtttctcgggaatcggtcgagattgagcgagattcgagaattcctcatacattttgttcaacaaaaagtgacttttcttcactgaaaatgaggttaaaccatccccttggATAAATTCGATAAATTCAAAGTTCATTCTTGGCGTAAGCAGCGCCCTCACCTCTCATTGTGGTTAAATCTTTATCGCGATGAAAACTCGCAATGAAAACTCcggataaaattttaattgaattaattttgcttttttgtgcGTACAATTTGCAAGCAAACGAAGAAGAAACCCTAATTAAAGGTACGTTCCGTCTGTTTCAGttgaaatttccataaaaccTTCGAAAGGACAAAAATTAAGGGATTCAGTGCATTTCCTAACCTAAAAAAACCTTTTGACGTGtgattttgaggaaaatgctattgaaactaaattattttctacagATTTCCTAATCTGCCGGGCATGCGGAAATGATGTGGCAGTAACAAACTTTTTCCTGCACAAACTCAGCCCACAGGCAAAGTACGCCGCGAACGAGACACTCTTTGATGACCAGAAGACGCTTGTGCAGGAACTTGAGAATCCCTTTGGTATACGCTACCGTGTTGTGCTCCTGAGACACGCAACGTGTGCCCAGATCGATAGTGTACAAATCAATGATATTTCTGAAACACTTGAGGTACAGGGAATGCCGATAGGATGAGTGATGGCTAATGTTGTGATTCTTTTGCTATTTATCTTGCAGTGGAGCAACTACTTCTCCTGGTTTCCCGGCTACGCATGGAAGTTGTGTCTTTGCAGCAAGTGCGGAACACATTTGGGGTGGATGTTTGAGCCAATAGAGACAGCTACGGATTCTCAGGCACTTCCTACGAAGGACGGTTTCTACGCAATTATCCTGCCTAATATT from Lutzomyia longipalpis isolate SR_M1_2022 chromosome 1, ASM2433408v1 encodes:
- the LOC129796883 gene encoding protein cereblon-like isoform X2, whose product is MKTPDKILIELILLFCAYNLQANEEETLIKDFLICRACGNDVAVTNFFLHKLSPQAKYAANETLFDDQKTLVQELENPFGIRYRVVLLRHATCAQIDSWSNYFSWFPGYAWKLCLCSKCGTHLGWMFEPIETATDSQALPTKDGFYAIILPNIITESFVNSLLMREKILREN
- the LOC129796897 gene encoding uncharacterized protein LOC129796897, which translates into the protein MGIVLRIVVLCVVIAAVVQCEYPSEDARITLRKLRQLPPIPEWPPGTESPDNPIDPEVDGGVIPDWPPTSEPPPTDNAANDSSAAWMVTAIVFIVLFVIAVGICIYMFATLPPRYSNNKTFTLPRVNTPAH
- the LOC129796883 gene encoding protein cereblon-like isoform X1 produces the protein MKTPDKILIELILLFCAYNLQANEEETLIKDFLICRACGNDVAVTNFFLHKLSPQAKYAANETLFDDQKTLVQELENPFGIRYRVVLLRHATCAQIDSVQINDISETLEWSNYFSWFPGYAWKLCLCSKCGTHLGWMFEPIETATDSQALPTKDGFYAIILPNIITESFVNSLLMREKILREN
- the LOC129796832 gene encoding uncharacterized protein LOC129796832, which encodes MLSFKKKVLAQLALNLLVANYVGFVVAQEPQYCEIIDFSSEDAFAMEACETGTEFSWTTYEDLAEEDQIPLLRPESVGLLKATGSFCGVVPSEITFTVDSGFIIPMYSKTPMNILVEAENEENKILDIEISLNPNEWFYLRLEGMFDENSVGLPGVYKIKLLAKEDFEDETVYIDFIQVFNTDYTDEECIPRELVDPTDPTDPTDPTDPTTEEPTTEATDEPTTEVTDEPTTEVTDEPTTEVTDEPTTEVTDEPTTEETDAPTTEQTDAPTTEETDAPTTNPTEAPTDPPTLPEPEQPENEWKVVAAVFISLFCGACVLIMLLIFKPFFIKPTPASSNLVTNEHPMSRTTLPRLQVDSGSSGISGVNREAETSWP